A window from Candidatus Nitrospira neomarina encodes these proteins:
- the thiC gene encoding phosphomethylpyrimidine synthase ThiC, whose product MTPAQTTTSSPSTPSLHVISEESRIPLSSLSIQPFPGSQKIYRTGSRPDVQVPMREIHQTSSRSVHDDTEVQNPPVIVYDTSGPYTDPGIQIDVRKGLHPVRKDWIAEREDVEPLKEVSSRYGRIRANDPALQAIRFHLQRPPLRAKSGRNVTQLHYARKGIVTPEMEFIAIRENQAREERLSSQHGTGQAFGVAQHPGQNWGASTPSYITPEFVRDEVARGRAIIPANINHPEIEPMIIGRNFLVKINANIGNSAVTSSIEEEVEKLIWSIRWGGDTVMDLSTGKNIHETREWIIRNSPVPIGTVPIYQALEKVGGKPEELTWEIFRDTLVEQAEQGVDYFTIHAGVRLAYVPLTASRMTGIVSRGGSIHAKWCLAHHQENFTYTHFEEICEIMKSYDVSFSLGDGLRPGSLADANDAAQFAELETLGELTKIAWKHDVQVMIEGPGHVPMQLIKENMDKQLAACDEAPFYTLGPLTTDIAPGYDHITSAIGAAMIGWYGCAMLCYVTPKEHLGLPDKEDVKAGVMAYKIAAHAADLAKGHPGAQHRDNALSQARFEFRWQDQFNLSLDPETAKDFHDATLPAQGAKLAHFCSMCGPHFCSMKITQDVREYAAEKQLADDAALKQGMQEKSEEFRKTGGDLYR is encoded by the coding sequence ATGACACCAGCCCAAACCACCACATCTAGTCCTTCGACACCATCATTACACGTCATTTCGGAGGAGTCCCGCATTCCTCTTTCTTCCCTATCGATTCAACCGTTTCCCGGCTCACAAAAAATATATCGAACCGGCTCGAGACCGGATGTACAGGTCCCTATGCGGGAAATTCATCAAACAAGCAGTCGGAGCGTGCACGATGACACCGAAGTTCAGAACCCGCCTGTCATTGTCTATGATACCTCAGGACCCTACACCGATCCCGGGATTCAGATTGATGTGCGCAAGGGCCTCCATCCCGTTAGAAAGGATTGGATCGCCGAACGTGAGGACGTCGAACCCTTGAAAGAGGTCAGCTCACGGTATGGACGAATTCGTGCAAACGATCCCGCTTTGCAGGCCATCCGGTTCCATTTGCAACGCCCGCCCCTGCGGGCGAAATCAGGCCGGAACGTCACGCAATTGCATTATGCCCGGAAGGGAATCGTCACACCGGAAATGGAATTTATTGCCATCCGGGAGAACCAGGCGCGTGAGGAGCGCCTATCCTCCCAACACGGGACGGGGCAGGCCTTCGGGGTGGCACAACATCCTGGTCAGAATTGGGGCGCGTCCACTCCCTCCTACATCACACCGGAGTTTGTTCGTGATGAAGTAGCTCGAGGACGGGCCATTATTCCTGCCAATATCAATCATCCAGAAATTGAGCCTATGATTATCGGGCGCAATTTTTTGGTAAAAATCAACGCCAACATCGGAAATTCTGCCGTGACGTCCTCTATTGAAGAAGAGGTTGAAAAATTGATCTGGTCCATCCGATGGGGAGGAGACACCGTCATGGACCTCTCCACAGGGAAAAATATCCACGAAACCCGTGAATGGATTATCCGTAACTCTCCCGTGCCCATAGGGACCGTACCCATATATCAGGCCTTAGAAAAAGTGGGTGGGAAGCCAGAGGAACTGACCTGGGAAATCTTTCGAGATACTCTCGTGGAACAGGCCGAGCAAGGCGTGGATTACTTCACCATTCATGCCGGTGTTCGCCTGGCCTATGTTCCATTGACGGCCTCTCGCATGACCGGCATCGTCTCACGCGGCGGATCCATCCATGCTAAGTGGTGCCTGGCTCACCACCAGGAAAACTTCACCTATACGCATTTTGAAGAAATTTGCGAGATCATGAAAAGTTATGATGTGTCATTTAGCTTAGGAGACGGATTGCGACCGGGTTCACTGGCAGACGCCAACGATGCGGCTCAATTTGCCGAACTGGAAACGCTGGGAGAACTCACGAAAATCGCCTGGAAACATGACGTCCAAGTCATGATTGAGGGCCCGGGACACGTCCCCATGCAACTCATCAAAGAAAATATGGACAAGCAATTGGCTGCCTGTGACGAAGCCCCATTCTATACTCTGGGCCCCCTTACCACTGATATTGCCCCAGGCTACGACCACATCACATCCGCGATCGGCGCAGCCATGATCGGCTGGTACGGATGCGCGATGCTGTGTTACGTCACCCCCAAAGAACATCTAGGGCTTCCTGACAAAGAGGATGTGAAAGCCGGAGTGATGGCCTACAAAATAGCGGCACATGCCGCAGATTTGGCAAAAGGCCACCCGGGGGCTCAACACCGGGACAATGCCCTTTCCCAGGCACGGTTTGAATTTCGATGGCAGGACCAATTCAATTTATCGCTTGACCCTGAAACGGCGAAGGATTTCCATGATGCCACACTCCCCGCTCAAGGGGCTAAACTGGCCCATTTCTGCTCCATGTGTGGCCCGCATTTTTGTTCTATGAAAATTACCCAGGACGTGCGAGAGTATGCTGCTGAAAAACAATTGGCAGATGATGCCGCTCTGAAACAAGGCATGCAGGAAAAATCAGAAGAGTTCCGAAAAACCGGTGGAGACTTATATCGATAA
- a CDS encoding sulfide-dependent adenosine diphosphate thiazole synthase — MNPINIAPLRERDITRHIAREYYKEFDSLIESDIIIVGGGPSGLLCARDLAAIGFRTLLIEQSLALGGGFWSGGFLMNKATICEPADRILEELGIPFKPIKDCPGMTMVDPPHVTSRLISAAYEAGVKIMNLTKVVDLILRQDHRIEGVVVNNSTVEMAGHDTIHVDPIALESQIVVDATGHDAVVVNLLNQRNLYQKVPGNGAMWVARSEALVVENTREIYPNCFVTGLAVAAVDGSPRMGPAFGSMLLSGRRAAELVQHKLKGE, encoded by the coding sequence ATGAATCCTATTAACATCGCTCCGTTACGAGAACGTGACATCACCCGTCACATTGCCCGGGAGTATTACAAAGAATTCGATTCACTGATTGAAAGCGATATCATTATTGTCGGAGGAGGTCCATCCGGACTCCTCTGTGCCCGCGATCTCGCCGCGATCGGCTTCCGGACTCTGCTCATCGAACAATCACTGGCTCTTGGTGGCGGCTTTTGGTCTGGGGGATTTCTCATGAATAAGGCCACGATTTGCGAACCGGCGGACCGGATTCTTGAGGAATTGGGCATCCCCTTTAAACCGATTAAAGACTGCCCTGGCATGACCATGGTTGACCCTCCTCATGTGACCAGCCGGCTCATTTCCGCCGCTTACGAAGCCGGCGTAAAGATTATGAATCTCACCAAAGTCGTCGATCTCATTCTTCGGCAAGATCATCGTATCGAAGGTGTCGTTGTCAATAATTCCACTGTGGAAATGGCCGGACATGATACCATTCACGTCGATCCCATTGCCCTTGAAAGTCAAATTGTGGTTGATGCGACCGGTCATGATGCCGTCGTGGTTAATCTCCTCAACCAACGTAATTTATATCAGAAGGTTCCGGGAAACGGAGCCATGTGGGTAGCGCGTTCTGAAGCATTAGTGGTAGAAAATACCCGTGAAATCTACCCAAATTGCTTTGTGACCGGCTTGGCCGTTGCTGCAGTTGATGGCAGTCCACGGATGGGACCGGCATTTGGGTCGATGTTGCTGTCCGGCCGACGTGCAGCTGAATTAGTGCAACACAAGCTCAAAGGCGAGTAA
- a CDS encoding tetratricopeptide repeat protein: MDIQDFLDQGEGNEEDKVAAWNLFQQAYELQMKGQLEEAVDLYKQSIDLFPTAEAHTFLGWAYSFMGQLQEAIEECQMAIRQDPEFGNPYNDIGAYLIELNQLEEAIPWLEKAMKAKRYENPSFPHMNLGRVYERQGAWDQAVDSYKKSLALNPEYKTAKQALMRILTLMN; encoded by the coding sequence ATGGATATTCAAGATTTTCTCGACCAGGGTGAGGGCAACGAAGAGGATAAGGTGGCAGCCTGGAATCTTTTCCAGCAAGCCTATGAGCTCCAAATGAAGGGACAACTGGAAGAAGCGGTGGATCTTTACAAACAATCCATCGACCTCTTTCCGACCGCCGAAGCCCACACATTCCTTGGATGGGCCTATAGTTTCATGGGTCAATTACAGGAAGCCATTGAGGAATGCCAAATGGCGATTCGCCAGGACCCTGAATTCGGAAATCCTTACAACGATATCGGGGCCTACCTTATTGAGCTCAACCAGCTGGAAGAGGCCATTCCCTGGCTTGAAAAAGCGATGAAAGCCAAACGATATGAAAACCCCTCATTTCCTCATATGAATCTCGGCCGGGTGTACGAACGACAAGGGGCATGGGACCAAGCCGTCGATTCCTACAAAAAGTCTCTGGCCCTTAATCCCGAATACAAAACAGCCAAACAAGCGCTCATGCGCATTCTAACTCTTATGAACTAA
- a CDS encoding histidine kinase, whose translation MPDTKTILVAVSDIFFYTKIRDAFLPQGYKLERLRTGDDWQTKALASQPMGIIINMNDDRLNASEIVKSLRTLPQTHSLPILAFANHEEVQTWKLAKDLGIQKIVSRNEFSARTLALFEEITVATTS comes from the coding sequence ATGCCAGACACCAAAACAATTCTTGTGGCCGTGAGTGATATCTTCTTCTACACCAAAATACGCGATGCCTTTTTACCACAAGGCTACAAACTGGAACGCCTCCGCACCGGAGATGACTGGCAAACAAAAGCTCTTGCCAGCCAACCCATGGGTATCATTATTAACATGAACGATGACCGCCTTAATGCCTCCGAAATTGTGAAATCTCTACGAACCCTTCCCCAAACACACTCATTGCCCATTCTGGCCTTTGCCAATCATGAAGAGGTTCAAACCTGGAAACTGGCCAAAGACCTTGGAATTCAAAAAATTGTCTCCCGCAATGAATTTTCTGCGCGGACACTCGCGCTGTTTGAGGAAATCACGGTGGCAACTACATCATGA
- the ygfZ gene encoding CAF17-like 4Fe-4S cluster assembly/insertion protein YgfZ, which translates to MKTLPLHKQHEALGATFQPCGEWDVPLHYGNALLEYESIHQRAGLADLSLRGKIMVTGDDRVTWLQNLISNDILPLKSGQGRYSAFMNHKGKMLSYFRVFRQTETLIIEDVGEVGDLTYQALRKFLLYGTKAKLHNGLESWGLLLVTGPKSPEVLKDALNLEVESLQVLDTITFALGDTQGFLARTEETGGQDYELFIPVEALPSLWSHLLNTGKELGLLPVGREARETSRIEGGLARLGPDLNEKIVPPEANLEGIAFSLSKGCYPGQEVVARMDTYGSVKRRMVGLVLEAEIPQLPELGAKLFSGTREVGWVSSSTHSPLVKKPIALGFPLRDFTQPQTKLEIEIRDQRFPASVCALPFTAS; encoded by the coding sequence ATGAAAACACTACCTCTTCATAAGCAGCATGAAGCCCTGGGAGCCACGTTTCAACCTTGTGGCGAGTGGGACGTCCCATTGCATTATGGGAATGCGCTCTTAGAGTATGAGTCCATTCATCAGCGAGCTGGCCTCGCCGACCTCTCCTTACGCGGGAAAATCATGGTTACGGGAGATGACCGGGTCACCTGGCTTCAAAATCTCATCAGCAATGATATTCTTCCTCTCAAATCCGGGCAGGGCCGGTATTCTGCATTTATGAACCATAAAGGGAAGATGCTCTCGTATTTTCGGGTGTTCCGGCAAACCGAAACCCTGATCATTGAAGATGTTGGGGAGGTAGGAGACCTCACCTATCAAGCACTTCGAAAATTTCTGCTCTATGGGACAAAAGCCAAACTTCACAATGGCCTGGAAAGCTGGGGACTTCTCCTTGTGACGGGGCCGAAGAGTCCGGAGGTTCTTAAGGATGCCTTGAATTTAGAGGTGGAATCGCTCCAGGTCTTAGACACCATCACCTTCGCATTAGGTGATACCCAAGGATTTCTTGCTCGCACGGAAGAAACGGGGGGACAAGACTACGAATTGTTTATTCCGGTCGAAGCCCTTCCTTCACTCTGGTCTCATCTCTTGAATACCGGAAAAGAGTTAGGCCTGCTCCCAGTCGGAAGGGAGGCACGTGAGACATCCAGGATTGAAGGTGGGTTGGCTCGCCTTGGGCCAGACTTAAATGAAAAAATCGTTCCGCCAGAAGCCAACCTTGAGGGAATTGCCTTTAGTTTATCGAAGGGATGTTATCCCGGGCAGGAAGTCGTCGCCCGAATGGATACGTACGGGTCGGTGAAGCGGCGAATGGTCGGCTTAGTTCTTGAAGCGGAAATCCCACAACTTCCTGAATTAGGTGCAAAGCTTTTTAGTGGAACTCGGGAAGTGGGGTGGGTGTCCAGTTCCACCCACTCCCCTCTCGTCAAAAAACCGATCGCCCTTGGATTTCCATTACGAGATTTTACCCAGCCCCAGACAAAACTGGAAATCGAGATCAGAGACCAGCGCTTCCCAGCCTCTGTCTGCGCCTTGCCGTTTACAGCCTCTTAA
- a CDS encoding nuclear transport factor 2 family protein — MLKERIEEVTQMNELFYRGFEQLDVALMDSIWAHQEYVTCIHPGWSIRVGWPAVRDSWVVIFNNTFSMKFELTEVQVQVAADVAWVICTENITSRVGENEQNSQVVSTNLFERIGDEWKIIHHHGSPLME, encoded by the coding sequence ATGCTGAAGGAACGGATTGAAGAAGTGACGCAGATGAATGAGTTGTTTTACCGTGGGTTTGAACAGCTGGATGTTGCGCTGATGGATTCTATTTGGGCTCATCAAGAGTATGTAACCTGTATTCATCCAGGGTGGAGTATCCGGGTCGGGTGGCCGGCGGTTAGAGATTCCTGGGTGGTCATTTTCAATAATACGTTTTCAATGAAATTTGAACTGACGGAAGTACAGGTTCAAGTTGCCGCCGATGTGGCCTGGGTCATTTGTACGGAAAACATCACCAGCCGGGTGGGAGAGAACGAACAGAATAGCCAGGTGGTATCGACCAATTTATTCGAGCGGATCGGAGACGAGTGGAAGATTATCCATCACCATGGATCACCGCTCATGGAATAA
- a CDS encoding DMT family transporter, which produces MKNASSGSSAFSAYAALTTAAVVWGGSVVAQKVALGPFSPVETSVFRGLGALLILIPLWLWKEGVVSFSRKDWRNFFFLGFGVLGNHLFVLFGLQFIGAGAAGIIIGSSPAITAFLSSLILKDIPLRVIWLGCLVSFLGVLSISGREAVDGLGSNPLLGGSLVVCALVSWALYTIGCRKTMERFSPLTVTWTTLLLSLIWEIPLLSINHKVLVTGVESVSVSGWLALLYVMVFATALGQQAWLLGVKGIGPSRAGIFGNLIPVSALCFSVMFLGEPVGMREISGIGLILIGVWLVDRQSCAVLVKVT; this is translated from the coding sequence ATGAAGAACGCTAGCTCGGGATCCTCAGCGTTTTCCGCCTACGCTGCCCTCACAACTGCTGCAGTGGTCTGGGGAGGGTCGGTAGTTGCACAAAAAGTCGCTTTAGGTCCTTTCTCGCCTGTAGAGACGTCTGTTTTTAGAGGGTTGGGAGCCTTACTCATTCTTATTCCGCTTTGGCTCTGGAAGGAAGGGGTCGTTTCTTTTTCACGAAAAGATTGGCGAAACTTTTTTTTCCTAGGATTTGGGGTCCTTGGTAATCATCTATTCGTTCTCTTTGGCCTGCAATTTATTGGGGCAGGGGCTGCCGGCATCATTATAGGCTCAAGCCCGGCCATAACCGCATTCTTGTCCTCGCTCATCCTTAAGGATATTCCCCTGCGTGTGATTTGGCTTGGCTGTCTTGTTTCGTTTTTAGGAGTATTGAGTATTTCCGGGCGCGAGGCGGTGGATGGATTGGGTTCCAATCCTTTACTCGGAGGGAGTCTGGTGGTCTGTGCCTTAGTCAGTTGGGCCTTATATACGATTGGCTGTCGAAAAACCATGGAACGGTTTTCTCCGCTGACTGTGACGTGGACGACTCTTCTACTCTCTTTGATCTGGGAAATCCCTTTGTTGAGCATAAATCACAAAGTCCTGGTTACAGGGGTAGAGTCGGTTTCGGTATCTGGCTGGCTGGCACTTCTTTACGTGATGGTATTTGCCACGGCATTGGGTCAACAGGCCTGGTTGCTTGGCGTCAAAGGGATTGGTCCGTCCAGAGCAGGAATTTTTGGGAATCTTATTCCGGTGTCTGCGCTGTGTTTTTCGGTGATGTTTTTGGGGGAACCGGTTGGCATGAGAGAAATAAGTGGGATAGGATTGATTTTGATTGGGGTCTGGTTGGTTGATCGACAATCCTGTGCCGTGTTAGTGAAGGTCACCTGA
- a CDS encoding 4Fe-4S dicluster domain-containing protein — MSLLITEECINCGACLPECPNEAIFETRSAAEEKGNKVGEGQGEGDTVYVITYERCTECVGHFDEPQCAAVCPVDDCCIPDPEIPETTDTLLDKAKQLNPDKEIDPAKVWAGVRN; from the coding sequence ATGTCGTTGCTAATCACAGAAGAGTGCATTAATTGTGGTGCCTGTCTCCCGGAATGTCCCAACGAGGCAATTTTTGAGACACGCAGTGCCGCGGAGGAAAAGGGCAATAAGGTCGGTGAAGGTCAGGGTGAAGGGGACACGGTCTACGTGATCACCTATGAGCGCTGCACAGAGTGCGTAGGGCATTTTGATGAGCCTCAATGTGCAGCTGTCTGTCCTGTCGACGATTGCTGCATACCTGATCCAGAAATCCCCGAGACAACGGATACACTACTGGATAAGGCCAAACAGCTGAATCCTGACAAAGAAATCGATCCAGCGAAAGTTTGGGCCGGCGTTCGGAATTAA